Proteins from one Oenanthe melanoleuca isolate GR-GAL-2019-014 chromosome 1, OMel1.0, whole genome shotgun sequence genomic window:
- the MSANTD4 gene encoding myb/SANT-like DNA-binding domain-containing protein 4: MKQLKRKRKSNFSVQETQTLLKEIRKRREVLFSKQLNTTINEMKRKAWEEIAECVNAVGEGEQRTGTEVKRRYLDWRALMKRKRLNANIKVVGAGFHLPSSNLDDSLNEDMDEKMGFAIESSFEWQNITDFREAGGSLTEIKVEEEEEDPQNFEFPIEEEEEILSSVLPDSKKENDLPDFPHIEEFGNLSSAQARLAYEDSHLLINLEKQKVELEKQRLDIEAERLQVEKERLQIEKERLRHVDLERERLQIEKERLQIEWEKLRLDTLHAEKPALENDLTQTEKPIMQPLDLETEKLKLEKERLQLEKERLQFLKFESEKLQIEKERLQVEKERLRIQREGHLQ; this comes from the exons ATGAaacagttaaaaagaaaaagaaaaagcaattttagtGTTCAGGAAACTCAAACTCTCCTTAAGGAAAtcagaaaaaggagagaagtaCTCTTTTCAAAGCAACTTAATACAACAATTAACGAGATGAAACGGAAAGCTTGGGAGGAAATAGCAGAGTGTGTCAATGCAGTAGGTGAAGGAGAGCAGAGAACAGGGACAGAGGTGAAAAGGCGATACCTTGACTGGAGAGCACTCATGAAGAGAAAACGTCTGAATGCAAACATCAAAGTAGTAGGTGCTGGGTTTCACCTTCCTTCATCCAATTTAGATGACTCTCTCAATGAAGACATGGatgagaaaatgggatttgCAATTGAATCTAGTTTTGAATGGCAGAATATCACTGACTTCAGAGAAGCTGGTGGATCTTTAACAGAAATCAAAgtagaagaggaagaggaggaccCGCAGAATTTTGAA TTTCCTAttgaggaagaagaagaaatactgTCATCAGTTCTGCCAGATTCGAAAAAGGAAAACGACCTACCAGACTTCCCCCACATTGAAGAGTTTGGAAATCTGAGCTCTGCTCAAGCTAGGCTAGCCTATGAAGATTCTCACTTGCTTATAAATCTGGAGAAGCAAAAGGTGGAGCTGGAGAAACAGCGACTGGACATCGAAGCCGAAAGGTTGCAGGTGGAGAAGGAGCGCCTGCAGATTGAGAAGGAGCGGTTGCGGCACGTTGACTTGGAGCGTGAGAGGCTTCAGATTGAGAAGGAGCGACTTCAGATTGAGTGGGAGAAACTCAGGCTAGACACTCTGCATGCTGAGAAACCTGCCCTGGAAAATGACCTCACCCAAACTGAAAAACCCATCATGCAGCCTCTGGATCTAGAAACTGAAAAGTTAAAACTTGAAAAGGAACGTTTGCAGTTAGAGAAAGAGAGGCTGCAGTTCCTGAAGTTTGAGtcagaaaagctgcagattGAGAAGGAACGCTTGCAAGTGGAGAAGGAGCGCCTTCGAATTCAGAGAGAGGGTCACTTGCAGTGA
- the KBTBD3 gene encoding kelch repeat and BTB domain-containing protein 3, protein MANQRDYISRPICNGISVPENKINSLVAEGHGQQILKVLQKFREQNTFFDFKILVKDEIIPCHRCVLAACSDFFRAMFEVNMKERDDGNVTISNLSPKAVKAFLDYAYTGKTEITNDNVEMLFQLSSFLQVSLLSKACSDFLIKSIDLVNCLQLLSLSESYGSVRLFDHALDFVQHHFSLLLRSSDFLEMNFEILQKCLEADELNVPEEESVLKAVLQWTKHNLETRQKYLPNLIKKVRLHQLPEKTLQDFLHSEEHLLKSANCSVIINDAVKSVQNFSGLFPDARPSTTEKYIFVHKTDEDGENRHTFCYNIKTDKWKELPHTHMIDLPGSSLSSYGEKIFITGGCKGNCYRTVRLHIAEPFHDATDQTWCYCPVSNEFSIVSAMKKPRTMHTSVVTLNQLFVIGGKTRGAQETRSLLDVESYNPLSKDWKSVSQLPRGIYYPEASACQNIIYVLGSEVEITDAFNPSLDCFFKYNAMTDQWSELVAEFGQFFHATLIKAVPVNCTLYICDLSTYKVYSFCPETCVWKGEGSFECAGFNAGAVGTEDKIYILGGDYAPEEITDEVQVYHSSRSEWEEVSPMPRALTEFYCQVIQFNKYRDPWSPILTICSGEF, encoded by the exons ATGGCAAATCAACGGGATTACATTAGCAGACCTATTTGCAATGGAATTTCtgttcctgaaaataaaatcaattccTTAGTGGCTGAAGGTCATGGACAACAAATTCTAAAAGTACTACAAAAGTTCAGagaacaaaatacattttttgattttaaaattcttgtgaAAGATGAAATAATTCCCTGTCATCGTTGTGTACTGGCAGCATGCAGTGATTTTTTCAG AGCCATGTTTGAAGTTAATATGAAAGAACGAGATGATGGCAATGTTACTATTAGTAACCTATCACCCAAAGCAGTGAAAGCTTTTCTTGATTATGCTTACACAGGAAAAACGGAGATAACCAATGATAATGTGGAAATGCTCTTCCAACTATCATCATTTCTTCAAGTTTCACTCCTTTCCAAAGCTTGCAGTGACTTCCTAATAAAAAGTATTGATCTTGTGAATTGCTTACAGTTGCTTTCTCTATCAGAAAGTTATGGGTCTGTCCGCTTGTTTGATCATGCTCTAGATTTTGTACAACACCACTTTTCGTTGCTACTCAGATCGAGTGATTTCTTGGAGATGAATTTTGAGATATTACAAAAATGTCTTGAGGCTGATGAACTAAATGTCCCTGAGGAAGAATCAGTGTTGAAAGCTGTCCTCCAATGGACCAAACACAACTTAGAAACACGGCAGAAATATCTGCCTAATTTGATTAAAAAAGTGAGATTGCACCAGTTACCTGAAAAGACTTTGCAGGACTTTTTGCATTCTGAAGAACACTTACTTAAGAGTGCTAATTGCTCAGTAATAATCAATGATGCAGTTAAAAGTGTGCAGAACTTCAGTGGATTGTTTCCAGATGCACGTCCttcaacaacagaaaaatatatatttgttcATAAAACTGATGAAGATGGAGAAAACAGACACACATTCTGCTACAACATCAAAACAGATAAATGGAAAGAGCTACCACATACGCATATGATTGATCTACCAGGATCAAGTTTGTCTAGctatggagaaaaaatatttataactgGAGGATGCAAGGGGAATTGTTATAGGACTGTCAGGCTCCATATTGCTGAACCGTTTCATGATGCCACTGACCAAACCTGGTGCTACTGTCCAGTCAGCAATGAATTCTCCATAGTGTCAGCTATGAAAAAACCGAGGACAATGCACACATCTGTTGTAACCTTAAATCAGCTCTTTGTAATAGGTGGAAAGACCAGAGGAGCACAAGAAACTCGGAGTCTTTTGGATGTAGAATCTTATAACCCTCTTTCCAAAGACTGGAAATCTGTAAGCCAGTTACCAAGAGGTATTTACTATCCAGAAGCAAGTGCATGCCAGAATATAATTTATGTCCTTGGCTCAGAAGTAGAGATTACTGATGCCTTTAATCCATCTCTTGACTGTTTCTTTAAGTACAATGCTATGACTGATCAGTGGTCTGAGCTTGTAGCAGAATTTGGGCAGTTTTTCCACGCAACTCTAATCAAAGCTGTTCCAGTGAACTGTACATTGTACATATGTGATCTCTCCACCTACAAGGTCTACAGTTTTTGCCCAGAAACCTGTGTTTGGAAAGGGGAAGGATCTTTTGAATGTGCTGGCTTTAATGCAGGGGCAGTTGGGACGGAAGACAAAATTTATATACTAGGTGGTGATTATGCTCCAGAAGAAATCACAGATGAAGTTCAAGTCTACCACAGTAGTAGATCTGAGTGGGAAGAAGTTTCACCAATGCCAAGAGCCTTAACTGAGTTTTACTGTCAGGTCATTCAGTTTAATAAATACAGGGACCCCTGGTCACCCATACTGACGATTTGCTCTGGAGAATTTTGA